The genomic DNA ATATAGCTTAACATAGATTTCAAAGAAGAATTTCGCAAGCCATATCACACCATTAAAGATACTGTTCCATACATAGTCCAAACCGCTTAAAGGATTCCAATCAACATCCAACAACAGTTTTGAACCAATATCAGCTAAATCAATTTCTTGACCGGACTGAATCACATAGAAAGCACCATCTTTATACTCAAACAAGTTTGTACTCATTCCAGCGCCTCCCAACTGTTCTTCTCGTCCTTGGACTTGACCTTGACAGTATCAAACAATCGAGCCATTTCTGGGAAGATAGTACCATCTACTGTCATCCGCTCTTTTCGACCGTAAGTGTCATAGTAGATACATTGGGCCATTGTCATGTTCTGTAGCCACATCTGAGTTTCTTGAGTTATCGGCACTTTGATGAAGTCCAAAACCCTATCCGGATTTTTTTCTTCGTAAAAGGCAAATACCGTACCGAAACCTGTTTCATCTCCACCTGTTTCAATGTCTGCCACTGACTGAGTACCCACTAATAAGAAATTGTTCTGCGACCTACCCAAACGCTTAATATCATTTAGGATTTTTTGACCGGCAGAAGTAGACTTATACAGCCACACCTCATCCATAATCATAAGCGTTTCTTCTGAATGGTCATCAGAGCCAAACTTCTTACAGAAATAGCCAATTGCATATAAGATTACCAGACCGTCACGCTCTGAGTCAGTGATTTCCAATTTTGAAGACTCCAGAGGCAGTTCCAAATTTTTGATACCCACAACTGTAATTTTAGAAGTGGTATCAATACCTTTGTTTTCTCCTCTCGAAAACGCAACGTTTAAAACCGAATCGGTGGACTTAGTAAACAACAGCTCTCCTAAATCACACACTTCCTCAATTTCTGACTTAGCCATCAGTTCAAAGACATGCAGCATACCTCGTTCAAGACCTGCTTCTTTATCAGAATACACTTGGTTCAAAGCCTCAAGGAAACCTTTTTCTTGCTTATCAGACATAGCCGGTTTAATCGTCTTAACCATTGTTGTTGCCAAGGATTTCCCTTCTGCACGATCCAAGAATACAATCGGATCAAGCATGCCCTTGTTCTCTTTGTTTTTAACATCCAGAGAAACAAAATTAAAAGAACGTATGTAGCGAACCAATTCCGGATAGAGGCCTGCCACTTCCAGCTCATCCGCAACTTTTAAGAATTGACCTTTGATTTCATCTTTAGGGTCAATATACAGAGATTTGGTTCTTAGTAGACTGTGATACACAAAAAGCAACTTAAGCAAGAACGACTTTCCAGAGCCTGTATCACCCGTTACGGCAATATGAGGATTGTTTGTCACCTTTCCATGCACATCCTGCTTATTAGCTTCCAAAACATCAGAAAAAACCAAATTAACAGACGAAGCAAGAGCAGCCCGATAATCTCCAAACCAAGACTCAATTTGATTATCAACCTTGCCAAGATAGAAACCGACATCCGTTCCAACTTTTTGACTAACAAAAAAGAGGTTTTCCGCAAAACCTTCAATTGAAATTTTTTGGATGAAGTTCCTATCCGAAAATTCTAACGTCTTACCAAGCATGGTCTTATAAAAGAGGTATACTTGATCTGCATTTGCTTCCAACACACCAACCCCAATAGAGGACAGAGTGCCTCGAAGGATATTTCTTCTAGCTTTTAATTCTTCCAGACTGTCCGCTGTTAGAATCAAAACATGCATATAAGAAATCATTTTTTCACCTGCAGAAATACGTTCTTCAATATCTTCTAACAGATGATGATCCACAACTTGCTTCGTTTTGACTCCATCACCTTCTTTTTCGTTGTCTATCACTGCATTTTTAATCTTATCCTGCGCTCGCTTGGTTTGACCCATTAGCGAAAAATAGCCCTTTGTACTAGGAAACTTAGCTTTAATCTTGCTTTCAACAGAGAAATTTAACTTGTGAATTTCTTCCATCAAATGCAGGTACGACACATTGGTTGGCAACTGGTCAACCGGATAGAAACCAACATAGGACTCCTCGTCTACACTAGACAGCTTCAAGACACTGACATTCTCAAAACTGATATTGACATCATCCAAATTCTGGACAGAACTTTTAACACTCAGAATCTCATAGTCCTTATCATAGTGCATACCACGAAGGTACTGAATACGGTTCAGTAAGATAGACTCTTCCACAGGAATACGAACCGCATTTAGCAAGGTTAAGTGTTTTTCCAGAACCAGCCGCTGCTCATGGTATTTCTTGTGCCAATCGGACGAAATATCTTCTTGTAAGCCCAAGCCTTGAAGAACCACATCTTTTACATGACGGTAGCCCTGCCTCATGACTTCTTTCATATCAACAGAAATATGTAGAGATTTTAGAGGCACTGTCAAATAATGATAATACTCAAACGGCTGACCGTTTGTTTCATAAATGGATTGAATCATCTTATTAAAGATAGTGTTCGCAAGGTCAATATAGACCTCATCATCATCTAAGCGCTCAGATAATTTTTCCATAATGTCAATAATATCCCTTGGCATAGGCACGTCATTGATTTCAAAATCCACATAGGGAATTAAATCGCCCACCACCGCAGAAACAATAGCTTTGGTTTTTTCCTTGCCTTCTGAAGACATAGTATTGGCCACCATAGAAGGAATCCTGTATATGCCAAATACAGAACCATCCCGCATCAATACCAAGTTCTCATGAAAAGCCCAAACGTTACTTTCTTCTAATTTTGTTACTCTCAATTATCTTCTCCTTCCAAGTCATGCCTTTGATAAACCTTACCCTTGTTGATATAAATCTGCCGCTCTTTTCGTCCATAAGTGAAGTAATAGACCAAATAATCTTTGAAATAAAAGGCAAATGGTCTGCCATCTACTTTCAAATCCTCAAGAATACCTGCTACTACCCAAGATGAAAAAACAGTCAGCATGATGTTATAATTCAAGGGTATAAAGCGCATCATCCTAATTAAGAGAAAGAATACAAGCGCTAAGATAGTGAAGTAGACGAACCTTGAGAACTTTACCGCAGAGCTAAAAGTATAAATTTTGGCTATGGATCTAATCCAATGAGGCTGCTCTAATGCCTCTTTGTAGGAAAATAGTTTCTTGTCTTTCATCTACTTCCCCTTTCTTAACTAAAGAAGTCAATAACCGCTTTAGCGAACGGCTCCAAAGCCTGAAGAACCGAAATGACATTGTGCATGATATAATACAGCCCCGCTCCACCTAGAAGAGTTCCAATAGCTAGCGTAGGCTTTTTCTGCTTAAACAAAAAAAAGCCGAAGCCAAAAGCAACTGCCCCTGCCAACAGCGGATCACCAAATTGTTTAATAATATAGTTGTACGTTTCCATATAATTCTATTTCTCCTCTTTTTCGTTATAGCCAAACGGAATACCATGGCTTAATTTTTCAATGAAATATCCATCATCCTTCTGGACAATTTCAAAGCTAAAGTTTTCACTACGAGTATTGCCGACCGTTTCAAAAGTGGCCTGTGCATACACCCGCATAGTGTCTGAGCTTTCATCTACATATGCCCAATCAAGAGTCTTAAATTTCGTAGCAGTTAGAACCGTTACGTCCTTAGCAATCAAATTTAAGTTATCCTGACTAGATACATAGTTCACAAAAAATAAGTTCAAGAAGTCTTTCAAGTCCGAATACTTGTCCGAATTCAGCACATTGTCAGCCTCTAACACCATTTTTTTATCATCTGCTAGTTCTTCTAACTGATTAGACCTAACAGACTGAAAATAAGGCAAATCAGAGATATAATACTTATCCCCAACAACAATATAAGGCACATTAAATTCCACCGCATTATCTAGCCTGCGCACAACATCTTCTGTACCTTCACGAGTCGTTGAGGTGACAGTGTACGAAACCAAATAGGTCGCATGAGTGTCAGTTAATTCTAGTAGCCTGTAAGTATTCAAAACACTTGGCTGCCTTGTATAACCTTGATTTTTTGAAACCACACTGTCCGCATAAAAGCTATCCAGCTTTTCAATCTGAGTGGTCTGTATAGCTGTATCTTCCGAAAAATTGAAATAATAATAAACGAAATTATTTAGGTAATTTTCCAGACGACGATTTTCTGCTGTCTTCTCAGACAATACCTGTCGAACAGGTTCTGTCGGCCTCGTGTTTCTAATCAAATTTGAAACAATAACCAAGAAAGAAAGAAGCACAAACACTACCAAACCAGCCAGAAAAATCCTGTTGTAATTCTTCTGGTTAAAACGCTTCGGTAGAATTTCTTTCTTTTCCTTGCTTTTAATCTTTTTAATCAACTATCTTCTCCTTTCAATTTACTTTGAAATAAAAACCTTGAGATGTATTTAACAGCTCCCCAGATGAAACAAAGGCAACAATGAAATTAACCCAAGTATTTGTTTTGCGAAAAATTCTAATCAAAGTATCCGCATCATAATACTTAGATACTTCTATCATTGCTTCTTCTTCATCCTTGGACAAGAAAGCATAACGATTTGTCAAAATAGATTCAATCGAAAACGAATGGTTACCTAGCATATGACATACTAAGAAATCATTTCCAGAATAAGCTGATTTGATTAAATCCCTAATCCGGTAAGCTTCTTCCAAAGTCAGGATTCTTTCAATTTGCCAGTCTTCAAAACCAACAATCATTAAATCAGAGTTGTAGTCATAGCCTAAATCAACTAAACGCTGCCGAATATCTTCTTCGTTAAATCGCATCAGGTCAACTGGTCTAGGCAGGAATTGACCTGAACCATCCTTATACAATCTAATTTTTGCTAACATGACTAAATCCCTTCCGCTATTCTATTGACCATCTCTAAATCATAAAGTGTAGCCTGTCCAAGAGGAAGTACCTCAACCCCTTCAAAAGCCACAATTTCCACCTCGTCATCATAAGAACAAGAATGTCCAATGGCAGACAACTTACCAAAATAAAACGGAAAGCTAAACCAAGCTTTCCGACCATTTTTAGGATTTCTAATCAATGCTTTCATATTTTATTGTCCTTAATACTTCTTCCATGACTAGTCCTCCGACACAAAATGATAAAATTCTTCCGCAAGTTCATTATAGGCCGCTATGTCACCTTCAATCTTAAAAGCATCACTTGCTTCCAAAAAACCTGAGTCAACCATTTCTTCAAGGTCTTTATGCATTTCACAACACATTTCACCATAGGTCAATTCTTTCAACTTTTCATATGAACGGTTCATAGAGTAGAATTTCTTCTCATCAGAACGTGAATAATCAATTTGATACATTTTTACTGACATAATTTTCTCCTTACCAAAATAAAAAGAGATAGGAAAAACCTATCTCTTGAACTACTTGAACTCTTCTAGTTTGTGTCCAATAGCCGACATAGCCTTGTGAGCTTTCTGTACCTGATTATTCTGATAGTAGAAGCTTTTCAAATGTTGAGCCAACATATCAAGCATGTACGGCGGCAAAGTCAATCCCTCACGATTTTTCAAGAGTCCATTCAACTCCCCAGCTTTTGTCCACGCTTCTTCCCAATTATAGGTCACAAGCGCTTGTGACAATTCCTGAGATACTGCCAACAACTTCTTATCCGCATCTGTACGATTATTTGCCATTTTATTTTACCTTTTTTCTTTCTCATTTTTATTTTTTATCCTATATCCGTATATAAGTTTTAACAGTTGGACTTCTCACCCGATATTCAAAAATCATTGTTCTTTTCCTTTCAATCTTAATCAAACGTTCTTAAATGCTTCAGTAGCTTAAAAGTACTAATCAGGCTTATCATACAAGCACATTGCATCTCAAGCGATTCTAACAACAACTCATCTTGTAATTCTCTACGTTTCCTGATTGCTAAGTTTTTTAGTTCTACTGCATATTCACGTTGTAATTTCTTCAAAGTTTGAGTCAAGCCTCTATCCCCACGATAAGCCCAAAATTTCATCTTTTTAGTAACTTCATCCATCCCTTGTCTTAATTCTAAAAAACGTCCGGATTGTATTTCTGGTTTGTAAAAATAACTTTCAGGCAAATAAAAAACGACCTGCTCAATGATTAGGTCAATATTTTCTATATTTCTAGCTAAATAATCCTCAATTTCATTCAATCAATCCACAACCACCCTTTCTTTAATCATTCCCTCAGGTATTCCTCAATATCTTTCCTAGTGCCTGAACCCAATAAATCCAGAATTTTTTGACCTCGTTCACTGATTTCCCCGGACTCTAATATCATTTCAAGATATTGAGTATTCATTATCTTATCCGCCTCATCAATCAAGGCCAAAGAATCCGCAACTTGAAACATCAGCCACTTGACCGTGCGCTCAATCGAATAAGCTTCAGGACTAACAGATAATTTCAAAGGCTCAACGCCACCAAAAAGGCTTTGCCATTTCTTATCCGGAAGAAATGCGCCATAAGGATTCGTACCGTCATAAACTTGTATTTCCTTGTTAATAATTCCCTTAGCAATTTCTGCAAGGTCAATACCACAGACATACTCCTCAACAGCCTTATGCGCCTTCTCCTGAGAAAATCTCAACTCATACCTGTTCCAAATCCCGAAAACTTCCAAAGACTCACTAAGAGTCATTTTCTCCTTTCTAGCAATCTCATAGCGTTTCTCATAAAAGTTGAAATACAAATTTGATTGACGAGAACCAAAATAAAGCGAAATACCTTGGCCGCCATCATCTGTCAAATCCATTTCATTGACTTTATGAAATAATAACTGTCCACCGCCAATGTGATTCCAAGTTTTCAATTTATCAAACACGACCTGCCCTTGATAGACCCTTGCTATCATGTCCGACAACAGGAAATGCTCAGATTCATTTTCAAATCCTCTATACATTTCATCCATAGCCACATCTAATCGAGTCACTTTCATATCATCACGTTCGAAATAAAGCTTTTGTAAAAAATCAGACCAAGTAAGACCCTCTCTTTCAAATATCAATTCCATTTGACGGCAGCCAGCTCCTGAGAGCTGCAAGGTAATTTGATAGTTTTCTGTTTTTGACTTATCACCAAAATCAAAAATCCAAATGTCACCTCTGCGCCATAAGTGCGTATACATCATCATCTTTGTTTCCTCAGACACAAACTCATCTAGTCTACAACAAAGAAATTTACGACAAAAGAAATCCAAATCCCTTACATGTTTAAATGTAATACGTAAATAGTCAATCATCACTCGTAAATTTCCTTGACTATTAGAAACATACCCCAAAAGCGACTTAATCTCTCTATACTTTTCAACCGTTAACATCCGTCTGCCTTGTTCCCACGACCGGATAGAATCAACAGCTATCCCTGTCAGTTCTGAAAACTGCTTCTGGCTAGTTTTTGTTGATTTTCTCAACGCTATTAAGTGCTTCCCACCGATAAATTTTCCTATAGACAAACCTTAACCCCCTAGTACGTTTTTTTTCGCAAAATTAGTACACTTTAAAAATCGCGGAATCCGTTGAGCCACCTACGATTAGGACTGGTTGGAAACTGCATTTTTTCATTTTCTACCCCCCTATTAGAAATTTGGGGGTCAAATTCAAAAATCCGTAGCCCTTTCCGCCTTCAGGCTTCAGGCTTCGGGCTTCGGGTTCGCTCCGCTCACCCTTGCCCTTGCCCTTGCCCTTGGCTCTCAGAACTACGGATTTTCTCCTTCAAAATAGACCTCAACAGCCTTAGCATAGCTTGGTTGACCCTTTTCAAATTCAGACACTACCCCCTTCAGGATAATTTCCTGCTCCGGTGTCAAACACAAACTATTATCCATCTTTTCAAATTCATGACCTAGGCCGCGTAGAATATCAATAATTTTTCGCAGAACTTTTATATCAAGACCTGTTTCAACCGCATAATCTTTAAGCAATTTCAACTCACTAGACACATCATCCTGTCCTTCATCAAAAACATCAGCTTCATCAGTTTTTAACACTCCCACTTCAGACATACCAAAAACCGAAAACTCCTCACCTTCAAATGGAATTACTGACATAGACTGAAACAACTCAATAAAAGAAAAACCTTCATCAAATGGAACAAACGGTGAGAAAAACTCTTGGGCAATCTCGCCACCATTGGCAATATAGCCACGACCACGAACTTTTTTTCCATTGATTTTATCAATCTTCTTAAATTCTTTATTCCTATTAGCCTCCCCATACATCATGTTATAGCCGGTATCTTCCAAATGACCCACGCTAACACGTTTCATAAAATTATCACGCAATGCTGTTTTCACGTATTCGCCATCAGGACGCTGCATACCCAAAACAACAATCAAACCAGCTTGACGCCCCTTTAAAATTATCTGCGTCAAATATTCCTGAACCAAAGCATATGACTTATAATCATTATCTAAAGTAGCCATAAAAGCGGCCCATTCATCAAAAACAATAAACTTAGGTTTCATACCATAAGCGGAATATCGCTTACCAGGACTAAAATCAGGATGATTAGCCATAGCCTCATAACGCTTATCCATAAACTCAACATTATCTTTCAAACATTGGATCATGTCTTCTTTTTCAAAAAAAACACGGGATTGAAAAACTGGAATATCCTTTAAACCAGTAAAGTCAGATTTCTTAGGATCACAAATATCTACATAAGCAAATTCAGCCAACGCTTTTATCAAAGAGAAAAGTAATACAGTCTTTCCACCACCTGTACCACCAGCAAGCAACAAATGTGGATGCTCATTAAAATCCCAATAAATATTGTCCATCAGACGTATACCTTTATCTGTTAAGACAACATCTCTAACATTTACCCTACCTTCTATCCGGCCAAAAGCAATCGTATAAGATACAAATCCTTTAATAAAGACCTTATCAATAAAGTCACCGTCAAACATAATTTCCAAATCTTTAGCTATGTTTAAAAACTTATCCTGA from Streptococcus oriscaviae includes the following:
- a CDS encoding ATP-binding protein, with the protein product MRVTKLEESNVWAFHENLVLMRDGSVFGIYRIPSMVANTMSSEGKEKTKAIVSAVVGDLIPYVDFEINDVPMPRDIIDIMEKLSERLDDDEVYIDLANTIFNKMIQSIYETNGQPFEYYHYLTVPLKSLHISVDMKEVMRQGYRHVKDVVLQGLGLQEDISSDWHKKYHEQRLVLEKHLTLLNAVRIPVEESILLNRIQYLRGMHYDKDYEILSVKSSVQNLDDVNISFENVSVLKLSSVDEESYVGFYPVDQLPTNVSYLHLMEEIHKLNFSVESKIKAKFPSTKGYFSLMGQTKRAQDKIKNAVIDNEKEGDGVKTKQVVDHHLLEDIEERISAGEKMISYMHVLILTADSLEELKARRNILRGTLSSIGVGVLEANADQVYLFYKTMLGKTLEFSDRNFIQKISIEGFAENLFFVSQKVGTDVGFYLGKVDNQIESWFGDYRAALASSVNLVFSDVLEANKQDVHGKVTNNPHIAVTGDTGSGKSFLLKLLFVYHSLLRTKSLYIDPKDEIKGQFLKVADELEVAGLYPELVRYIRSFNFVSLDVKNKENKGMLDPIVFLDRAEGKSLATTMVKTIKPAMSDKQEKGFLEALNQVYSDKEAGLERGMLHVFELMAKSEIEEVCDLGELLFTKSTDSVLNVAFSRGENKGIDTTSKITVVGIKNLELPLESSKLEITDSERDGLVILYAIGYFCKKFGSDDHSEETLMIMDEVWLYKSTSAGQKILNDIKRLGRSQNNFLLVGTQSVADIETGGDETGFGTVFAFYEEKNPDRVLDFIKVPITQETQMWLQNMTMAQCIYYDTYGRKERMTVDGTIFPEMARLFDTVKVKSKDEKNSWEALE
- a CDS encoding TcpE family conjugal transfer membrane protein, whose amino-acid sequence is MKDKKLFSYKEALEQPHWIRSIAKIYTFSSAVKFSRFVYFTILALVFFLLIRMMRFIPLNYNIMLTVFSSWVVAGILEDLKVDGRPFAFYFKDYLVYYFTYGRKERQIYINKGKVYQRHDLEGEDN
- a CDS encoding conjugal transfer protein; this translates as MIKKIKSKEKKEILPKRFNQKNYNRIFLAGLVVFVLLSFLVIVSNLIRNTRPTEPVRQVLSEKTAENRRLENYLNNFVYYYFNFSEDTAIQTTQIEKLDSFYADSVVSKNQGYTRQPSVLNTYRLLELTDTHATYLVSYTVTSTTREGTEDVVRRLDNAVEFNVPYIVVGDKYYISDLPYFQSVRSNQLEELADDKKMVLEADNVLNSDKYSDLKDFLNLFFVNYVSSQDNLNLIAKDVTVLTATKFKTLDWAYVDESSDTMRVYAQATFETVGNTRSENFSFEIVQKDDGYFIEKLSHGIPFGYNEKEEK
- a CDS encoding replication initiation factor domain-containing protein is translated as MSIGKFIGGKHLIALRKSTKTSQKQFSELTGIAVDSIRSWEQGRRMLTVEKYREIKSLLGYVSNSQGNLRVMIDYLRITFKHVRDLDFFCRKFLCCRLDEFVSEETKMMMYTHLWRRGDIWIFDFGDKSKTENYQITLQLSGAGCRQMELIFEREGLTWSDFLQKLYFERDDMKVTRLDVAMDEMYRGFENESEHFLLSDMIARVYQGQVVFDKLKTWNHIGGGQLLFHKVNEMDLTDDGGQGISLYFGSRQSNLYFNFYEKRYEIARKEKMTLSESLEVFGIWNRYELRFSQEKAHKAVEEYVCGIDLAEIAKGIINKEIQVYDGTNPYGAFLPDKKWQSLFGGVEPLKLSVSPEAYSIERTVKWLMFQVADSLALIDEADKIMNTQYLEMILESGEISERGQKILDLLGSGTRKDIEEYLRE
- a CDS encoding FtsK/SpoIIIE domain-containing protein codes for the protein MVEPILYSGIFIAILLFFIIMVEIFNRYLYLKTTFFGRLDNLRVLSNYLYQHNYFFMKKTGDKKSVKFPKVYVKRDKYGLDATFILQGNKFQDKFLNIAKDLEIMFDGDFIDKVFIKGFVSYTIAFGRIEGRVNVRDVVLTDKGIRLMDNIYWDFNEHPHLLLAGGTGGGKTVLLFSLIKALAEFAYVDICDPKKSDFTGLKDIPVFQSRVFFEKEDMIQCLKDNVEFMDKRYEAMANHPDFSPGKRYSAYGMKPKFIVFDEWAAFMATLDNDYKSYALVQEYLTQIILKGRQAGLIVVLGMQRPDGEYVKTALRDNFMKRVSVGHLEDTGYNMMYGEANRNKEFKKIDKINGKKVRGRGYIANGGEIAQEFFSPFVPFDEGFSFIELFQSMSVIPFEGEEFSVFGMSEVGVLKTDEADVFDEGQDDVSSELKLLKDYAVETGLDIKVLRKIIDILRGLGHEFEKMDNSLCLTPEQEIILKGVVSEFEKGQPSYAKAVEVYFEGENP